Genomic window (Acidobacteriota bacterium):
GTGCTCGGTTCGATGTCGCGCAGCTACGCCCACAAGATCCCTTTCCTGGTCAAGATCAACCACAACGAGATGCTGACCTACCCGAACGAATACGACCAGACCCTCTGGGCGTCGGTAGACCAGGCATGGAACCTTGGCGCGGCTGCAATCGGCGCCACCATCTACTACGGGTCGCCGAATTGCCGCCGCCAGATCATGGAGATCTCCGATGCCTTCCAGCAGGCACACGAGCTCGGTATGGTGACCGTGCTGTGGTGCTATCTGAGGAACGCCGAGTTCAAGAAGGACGGCACCGACTACCACGCTTCTGCTGACCTGACCGGACAGGCGAACCACCTCGGTGTGACGATCGAGGCCGACATTGTCAAACAGAAGCAGGCGACCAACAACGGCGGCTACACCGCCATCGGATTCGGCAAGACCCACCCCCTGGTCTACGACAAGCTGGTGCCGGACAACCCGATCGAGCTGACCCGCTGGCAGGTCGTGAACTGCTATATGGGCCGGGCAGGCCTCATCAACTCCGGCGGCGCCTCGGGCGACAACGATCTCGCGCAGGCGGTGGTGACCGCGGTCATCAACAAGCGTGCAGGCGGC
Coding sequences:
- a CDS encoding class I fructose-bisphosphate aldolase — translated: MIDKIKEHLGDQASLLDYECTGISKDELHLPGPDFIDRVVSQTDRSPQVMASMQRIFNTGRLAGTGFVSILPVDQGIEHSGAASFAPNPIYFDPENIVKLAIEGGCNAVASTLGVLGSMSRSYAHKIPFLVKINHNEMLTYPNEYDQTLWASVDQAWNLGAAAIGATIYYGSPNCRRQIMEISDAFQQAHELGMVTVLWCYLRNAEFKKDGTDYHASADLTGQANHLGVTIEADIVKQKQATNNGGYTAIGFGKTHPLVYDKLVPDNPIELTRWQVVNCYMGRAGLINSGGASGDNDLAQAVVTAVINKRAGGMGLISGRKSFQKPMKDGVTLLNAIQDVYRCEDVTVA